The proteins below come from a single Chrysoperla carnea chromosome 1, inChrCarn1.1, whole genome shotgun sequence genomic window:
- the LOC123292408 gene encoding uncharacterized protein LOC123292408, with translation MSLISIFISSSSINLILILNYVCGLPALQNPSTSNINNNNGITHLSGNSDYRAVKLHWDWIKSDDDDALRAFQVHYCELQSWGPHRCRSKTVTDDSEHNSITNNRESKSYSTSINGLRMATTYTFEVKPIEENNRKENRNDRSSEEFDDIIHNDNENQDLSGSNSIVLDTKGFSARATLCLPTVSEVDVETGPYFGGRISVENSDGKERCSIEGLADSARDTYTLRINHEECGSVVNETTVATFIIVQENLPILTHSTRRFLVLCTFQPDTLTVRAGINLPTAYGHGSSQIESIPYENMINEVRQQRQMRQLSAEVVTEKPFSHFLLMIIVIICGIFGVTVFVLRAHQKRLMAAALEVDTLSITSSSTESPFSDTDSVASTVEPPVLKPQEGDVFTVNGTISANSLTIGSAAV, from the exons ATGTCGTTAATCAGTATATTTATAAGCAGtagttcaataaatttaattttaattttgaattatgtttGTGGCTTACCAGCATTGCAAAATCCATCAACATcgaatatcaataataataatg GTATTACACATTTAAGTGGTAATTCCGATTATAGAGCAGTAAAATTACACTGGGATTGGATAAAATCCGATGATGATGATGCGTTACGAGCTTTTCAAGTACATTATTGTGAATTGCAATCATGGGGGCCACATCGTTGCCGCTCTAAGACTGTTACAGATGATTCAGAACACAATTCAATAACAAATAATCGTGAATCGAAATCGTATTCAACAAGTATTAATGGTCTACGTATGGCAACTACATATACATTCGAAGTAAAACCTATTGAGGAAAACAATCGTAAAGAAAATCGAAATGATCGATCAAGTGAAGAATTTGACGATATTATTCACAATGACAATGAAAATCAAGATTTAAGTGGCTCAAATAGTATTGTTTTAGATACAAAAGGAT tttctGCTAGAGCCACACTATGTTTACCAACTGTAAGTGAAGTAGATGTAGAAACGGGACCATATTTTGGCGGGCGAATATCTGTAGAAAATTCAGACGGTAAGGAGAGATGTTCAATTGAGGGACTAGCTGATAGTGCTCGGGATACATATACGTTACGAATTAACCATGAAGAATGCGGAAGTGTTGTTAATGAAACAACAGTTGCGACTTTTATAATTGTACAAgaaaatttaccaattttaacTCATAGTACCCGAAGATTCCTTGTATTATGTACATTTCAACCAGATACATTAACTGTACGTGCAGGTATTAATTTACCAACGGCTTACGGTCATGGTTCTTCACAAATTGAATCGATTCCatatgaaaatatgataaatgaaGTAAGACAGCAAAGACAAATGCGGCAATTATCAGCTGAAGTTG TTACAGAAAAGCCGTTTTCGCATTTTCTACTAATGATAATTGTTATAATATGTGGTATATTTGGTGTTACTGTATTTGTATTGCGTGCACATCAAAAACGATTAATGGCTGCGGCTTTAGAAGTTGATACACTATCTATAACTTCATCATCAACAGAATCACCATTTTCTGATACAGATTCCGTCGCAAGCACAGTTGAACCACCGGTGTTAAAACCACAAGAAGGAGATGTATTCACCGTTAATGGAACAATATCAGCAAACTCGTTAACTATTGGAAGTGCAgcagtttaa